One part of the Osmerus mordax isolate fOsmMor3 chromosome 18, fOsmMor3.pri, whole genome shotgun sequence genome encodes these proteins:
- the sesn2 gene encoding sestrin-2 isoform X2, with protein MTERGVEVPRALAPGPSAFIPTKQILEEGLDQKVLMEAFLSLGRLDHITMVMALHPAYLSCFLRTQHALLQLDGPLPHPWRHYIFIMAAARHHCSYLVQQHRAGFLEVGGEKGWLAGLQHAPPKLQSLNTLNMLLAHRPWLITQQHIQELVCPGAESRWSLAELIHAVVLITHAHSLSSFSWGCGLNPEPDHTGGHAFNPPSPNSHRPRSPSSPAHEDGRQELGDGGMEVEVLLKRMEELQQQEEEECSQEEMITRFERERSESIPTAVVRGASSNLVLRFVEDPEFGYEDFAPRGEQSPPTMRAQDYSWEDHGFSLVNRLLPDMGQLLDEKFQVVYGLTYHRMAMHEGVDTQTLRKALWNYIQCVYGIRYDDYDYGEVNVLLERALKVYVKTVACHPEQTTARTYASFWRHFRHSEKVHLNLLLMEARLQAALLYTLRAITRHMT; from the exons ATGACA GAGCGAGGTGTGGAGGTACCTCGGGCTTTAGCTCCAGGTCCAAGTGCCTTCATCCCAACTAAACAG ATTCTGGAGGAGGGGCTAGATCAGAAAGTCCTGATGGAAGCCTTCCTCTCATTGGGCCGTCTGGATCACATCACCATGGTGATGGCGTTGCACCCCGCCTACCTCAGCTGCTTCCTGCGTACCCAGCATGCTCTGCTGCAGCTGGACGGCCCGCTGCCACACCCCTGGAGACACTACATATTTATCATG gcgGCAGCTCGTCACCACTGTTCCTACCTGGTGCAGCAGCACAGGGCCGGGTTCCTGGAGGTGGGTGGGGAGAAGGGCTGGCTTGCAGGGCTGCAGCACGCTCCGCCCAAACTCCAGAGCCTCAACACACTCAACATGCTGCTAGCACATCGCCCCTGGCTTATAACCCAGCAGCATATACAG GAATTAGTTTGTCCCGGGGCCGAATCTCGCTGGTCATTGGCCGAGCTGATCCATGCCGTGGTTCTAATAACACATGCCCACTCGCTGTCGTCCTTTTCCTGGGGGTGTGGCCTAAACCCTGAACCTGACCATACAGGAGGCCACGCCTTCAACCCGCCGTCGCCCAATAGTCACCGACCACGCAGTCCTAGTAGCCCCGCCCATGAGGACGGCAGACAGGAG ttgggggatggagggatggaggtggaggtgctactgaagaggatggaggagttgcagcagcaggaggaggaagaatgcAGTCAGGAGGAGATGATCACTCGCttcgagagggagagaagtgagagCATACCCACAG cGGTGGTGCGCGGAGCCTCTTCTAACTTGGTCTTGAGGTTCGTGGAGGATCCAGAGTTCGGCTACGAGGACTTCGCTCCGAGAGGAGAACAATCCCCGCCCACCATGagagcacag gaCTACTCTTGGGAAGACCACGGCTTCTCGCTCGTCAACAGACTACTGCCTGACATGGGACAGCTACTGGACGAAAAGTTCCAG GTCGTGTACGGGTTAACGTATCACAGGATGGCCATGCACGAGGGAGTGGACACGCAAACCCTCCGGAAAGCCCTGTGGAACTACATCCAGTGTGTCTATGGAATacg ttatgACGATTACGACTATGGCGAGGTCAACGTGCTGTTGGAGCGCGCCCTGAAGGTGTATGTGAAGACGGTGGCATGCCACCCCGAGCAGACCACCGCCAGAACCTACGCTTCCTTCTGGAGACACTTCCGCCACTCGGAGAAG
- the matn1 gene encoding cartilage matrix protein, with protein sequence MTHSPPFFLLLLGLMGAHATVDVRTAAAMAAGLCNTRPTDLIFIVDSSRSVRPSEFEQVKVFLAKVIEGLDVGPDATRVGVVNYASRVKNEVSLKTHRTKAGLVKAVTKIEPLSTGTMTGLAIQFALNVAFSEAEGARVKSPDISKVAIIVTDGRPQDNVREVAVRAREAGIELFAIGVGRVDMNTLKQMASEPLDDHVDYVESYSVIEKLTKKFQEAFCVSDLCATGDHDCAQVCISSPGSFKCACKDGFTLMADGRSCSACSNAATDVVFLIDGSKSVRPENFELVKKFINQIVDKLDVSEAKAHVGLVQYSSAVKQEFPLGRYNNKKDLKDAVKKMAYMERGTMTGQALRYLTDSSFMPSQGARPGVTKVGIVFTDGRSQDYIGDAARKAKENGFKMYAVGVGNAVEDELREIASEPTGEHYFYTADFKAMTQIAKKLQINICQEEDPCECDSLVKFQKKVEDALQLLTKKHILQLFCPLSVDSLTVISLETVSKRIAALENKIV encoded by the exons ATGACGCACTCACCGCCGTTTTTCCTGCTTCTGCTTGGCCTCATGGGAGCTCACGCCACCGTGGACGTCCGCACCGCTGCCGCCATGG CGGCTGGACTGTGCAACACCCGTCCCACCGACCTGATCTTCATCGTGGACAGCAGTCGCAGTGTGCGCCCGTCAGAATTCGAGCAGGTCAAAGTGTTCCTGGCCAAGGTCATCGAGGGGCTTGATGTGGGCCCCGATGCCACCCGGGTGGGAGTGGTCAACTACGCCAGCCGTGTCAAgaacgag GTATCTCTGAAGACTCACCGCACCAAGGCAGGCCTGGTGAAGGCTGTGACCAAGATCGAACCCCTCTCCACTGGAACCATGACCGGTCTGGCCATCCAGTTTGCCTTGAACGTTGCCTTCAGTGAGGCTGAAGGGGCGCGGGTGAAATCCCCAGACATCAGCAAG gttGCCATCATCGTGACAGACGGCCGCCCCCAAGATAACGTGCGCGAGGTTGCGGTGCGCGCCCGCGAGGCAGGCATCGAGCTGTTCGCCATCGGCGTGGGCCGCGTGGACATGAACACGCTGAAGCAGATGGCCAGCGAGCCTCTGGACGACCACGTGGACTACGTGGAGAGCTACAGCGTCATCGAGAAACTCACCAAGAAGTTCCAGGAGGCTTTCTGTG TGTCGGACCTGTGTGCCACTGGAGATCATGACTGTGCGCAGGTATGCATCAGCAGCCCTGGATCATTCAAGTGCGCCTGTAAAGATGGCTTCACCCTAATGGCCGATGGGCGCAGCTgcagtg cctgcaGCAACGCTGCCACAGACGTGGTGTTCCTCATCGACGGCTCCAAGAGCGTGCGGCCGGAGAACTTTGAGCTGGTGAAGAAGTTTATCAACCAGATCGTTGACAAACTGGACGTGTCGGAGGCCAAGGCCCACGTGGGGCTGGTGCAGTACTCGAGCGCTGTCAAACAG gAGTTCCCCCTCGGTCGCTACAACAACAAGAAGGACCTGAAGGATGCTGTGAAGAAGATGGCTTACATGGAGCGTGGGACCATGACCGGGCAGGCCCTGCGCTACCTGACCGACAGCAGCTTCATGCCCTCCCAGGGGGCACGGCCCGGGGTCACCAAGGTGGGCATCGTCTTCACCGACGGCAGGAGCCAGGACTATATCGGAGATGCCGCCCGCAAGGCCAAGGAAAATG GCTTCAAGATGTATGCCGTGGGAGTCGGTAATGCGGTTGAGGATGAGCTGAGAGAGATCGCCTCAGAGCCCACTGGGGAACACTACTTCTACACCGCCGACTTCAAAGCCATGACCCAGATCGCCAAGAAGCTGCAGATCAACATCTGTCaag AGGAAGACCCTTGTGAATGTGACTCCCTTGTAAAGTTCCAGAAAAAAGTAGAAGATGCCCTGCAGTTGCTAACGAAAAAACATATCCTTCAACT GTTCTGTCCTCTGTCTGTGGATTCCTTGACTGTGATTTCACTGGAGACCGTCTCCAAGAGGATTGCTGCGCTGGAGAACAAAATCGTctga
- the sdc3 gene encoding syndecan-3, which produces MKLPCLMALAALLAHTASGQTSWSPSSDQEGSSGNEFYDDEDLFSGSGSGFPDLKPRPTAAGVVFTTEEPVPLSTTQATGPAPSAPPAAEPSPNPDPTTPLPTEAEGESGADWERDREQEREKERERERERVRELEREREREKERERERERERERERERERERERERVRAAQSTVSPKSPDAVPVTTTGSTVPTAESAMPSSGLEDLVTTEEDEDVYISPEPSTSYPDIPLDTTTEEDMPTTTEATPEPTTTPPLPTTAEPSTAVKTNAPYRPRAPVTTPSRATPTERTTPPPTALHNTGTRKSDFIEARPEEGNNEVGVVGPSGDFEIREEDRRQNNNELGRDRSLDVGAGPDLVGNTVDAGSSAAQLPQKNILERKEVLIAVIVGGVVGALFAAFLVMLLVYRMKKKDEGSYTLEEPKQATVTYQKPDKQEEFYA; this is translated from the exons ATGAAGCTACCGTGTCTGATGGCGCTCGCGGCGCTGCTTGCTCACACAGCCTCG gggcAGACCTCGTGGTCCCCCTCTTCGGATCAGGAAGGTTCCTCGGGGAATGAGTTCTACGATGACGAAGACCTCTTCTCAGGCTCCGGCTCTggct tTCCAGATCTGAAGCCGAGACCTACGGCTGCAGGAGTGGTTTTCACCACAGAGGAGCCCGTCCCGCTATCCACGACACAGGccactggccccgccccctcagcGCCCCCCGCCGCCgagcccagccccaaccccgacCCCACCACACCACTGCCCACCGAGgccgagggagagagcggggcgGATTGGGAGCGGGATAGggagcaagaaagggagaaggagagggagagggagagagagagagtccgagagctggagcgagagagggagagagaaaaggagagggagcgcgagagggagagagaacgtgaaagagagagggagagggagagagagcgggagagggaacGAGTGAGGGCAGCGCAGAGCACCGTCTCCCCGAAGTCGCCCGATGCCGTTCCCGTGACGACCACCGGCTCTACCGTTCCCACCGCGGAGTCCGCCATGCCGTCTAGTGGGCTGGAGGACCTggtcaccacagaagaagatgaGGATGTCTACATCTCGCCAGAGCCCAGCACATCCTATCCCGACATACCTCTGGAcaccaccacagaagaagacatgCCCACCACAACAGAGGCCACACCCGAACCTACGACAACTCCACCCCTGCCCACCACCGCCGAGCCCTCCACAGCAGTCAAAACCAACGCGCCCTACAGGCCGAGGGCCCCGGTGACCACGCCCTCTCGGGCGACTCCCACGGAACggacaacacccccccccaccgccctccaCAACACAG GAACTAGGAAAAGTGATTTTATTGAG gCGCGCCCGGAGGAGGGTAATAACGAGGTGGGGGTCGTGGGACCCAGCGGAGATTTCGAGATCCGTGAAGAAGACAGGAGGCAGAACAACAACGAGCTGGGGCGAGACCGGAGCCTGGacgtgggggcggggcctgacCTGGTGGGCAACACGGTGGACGCAGGAAGCTCCGCCGCCCAGCTGCCCCAGAAGAACAtcctggagaggaaggaggttcTGATAG cgGTGATTGTGGGAGGTGTAGTTGGAGCTCTGTTCGCTGCCTTCCTGGTGATGCTGCTGGTCTACAGGATGAAGAAGAAGGACGAAGGAAGCTACACGTTAGAAGAGCCCAAACAGGCCACCGTTACCTACCAGAAACCAGACAAGCAGGAGGAGTTCTACGCATAA
- the sesn2 gene encoding sestrin-2 isoform X1 translates to MAQEQATNVQCECTTNGKSEQGLGINPSNGQPSPQHQTHVESEPELGPNPKSFSRLCSRDKAERDAALVELTQSIMACLGLDRPGSARIDKNTLVQLLRVSHSCPLPEVREKAAELLQTAQERGVEVPRALAPGPSAFIPTKQILEEGLDQKVLMEAFLSLGRLDHITMVMALHPAYLSCFLRTQHALLQLDGPLPHPWRHYIFIMAAARHHCSYLVQQHRAGFLEVGGEKGWLAGLQHAPPKLQSLNTLNMLLAHRPWLITQQHIQELVCPGAESRWSLAELIHAVVLITHAHSLSSFSWGCGLNPEPDHTGGHAFNPPSPNSHRPRSPSSPAHEDGRQELGDGGMEVEVLLKRMEELQQQEEEECSQEEMITRFERERSESIPTAVVRGASSNLVLRFVEDPEFGYEDFAPRGEQSPPTMRAQDYSWEDHGFSLVNRLLPDMGQLLDEKFQVVYGLTYHRMAMHEGVDTQTLRKALWNYIQCVYGIRYDDYDYGEVNVLLERALKVYVKTVACHPEQTTARTYASFWRHFRHSEKVHLNLLLMEARLQAALLYTLRAITRHMT, encoded by the exons ATGGCGCAGGAGCAAGCCACGAACGTACAGTGCGAATGTACTACCAACGGGAAGAGCGAACAAGGTTTGGGAATCAATCCTTCAAACGGACAACCCAGTCCTCAACATCAGACCCATGTTGAGTCAGAACccgaacttggaccaaatcccAAGAGCTTTTCACGTCTGTGCAGTAGAGACAAAGCCGAGCGAGACGCAGCTTTGGTAGAGCTGACCCAAAGCATAATGGCCTGTTTGGGTCTAGATCGACCCGGTTCTGCTCGGATCGATAAAAACACCCTGGTGCAGCTTCTCCGAGTATCTCACTCGTGCCCTTTACCGGAGGTTCGCGAAAAAGCAGCTGAACTGTTACAAACTGCACAG GAGCGAGGTGTGGAGGTACCTCGGGCTTTAGCTCCAGGTCCAAGTGCCTTCATCCCAACTAAACAG ATTCTGGAGGAGGGGCTAGATCAGAAAGTCCTGATGGAAGCCTTCCTCTCATTGGGCCGTCTGGATCACATCACCATGGTGATGGCGTTGCACCCCGCCTACCTCAGCTGCTTCCTGCGTACCCAGCATGCTCTGCTGCAGCTGGACGGCCCGCTGCCACACCCCTGGAGACACTACATATTTATCATG gcgGCAGCTCGTCACCACTGTTCCTACCTGGTGCAGCAGCACAGGGCCGGGTTCCTGGAGGTGGGTGGGGAGAAGGGCTGGCTTGCAGGGCTGCAGCACGCTCCGCCCAAACTCCAGAGCCTCAACACACTCAACATGCTGCTAGCACATCGCCCCTGGCTTATAACCCAGCAGCATATACAG GAATTAGTTTGTCCCGGGGCCGAATCTCGCTGGTCATTGGCCGAGCTGATCCATGCCGTGGTTCTAATAACACATGCCCACTCGCTGTCGTCCTTTTCCTGGGGGTGTGGCCTAAACCCTGAACCTGACCATACAGGAGGCCACGCCTTCAACCCGCCGTCGCCCAATAGTCACCGACCACGCAGTCCTAGTAGCCCCGCCCATGAGGACGGCAGACAGGAG ttgggggatggagggatggaggtggaggtgctactgaagaggatggaggagttgcagcagcaggaggaggaagaatgcAGTCAGGAGGAGATGATCACTCGCttcgagagggagagaagtgagagCATACCCACAG cGGTGGTGCGCGGAGCCTCTTCTAACTTGGTCTTGAGGTTCGTGGAGGATCCAGAGTTCGGCTACGAGGACTTCGCTCCGAGAGGAGAACAATCCCCGCCCACCATGagagcacag gaCTACTCTTGGGAAGACCACGGCTTCTCGCTCGTCAACAGACTACTGCCTGACATGGGACAGCTACTGGACGAAAAGTTCCAG GTCGTGTACGGGTTAACGTATCACAGGATGGCCATGCACGAGGGAGTGGACACGCAAACCCTCCGGAAAGCCCTGTGGAACTACATCCAGTGTGTCTATGGAATacg ttatgACGATTACGACTATGGCGAGGTCAACGTGCTGTTGGAGCGCGCCCTGAAGGTGTATGTGAAGACGGTGGCATGCCACCCCGAGCAGACCACCGCCAGAACCTACGCTTCCTTCTGGAGACACTTCCGCCACTCGGAGAAG